From a region of the Oryza sativa Japonica Group chromosome 6, ASM3414082v1 genome:
- the LOC4340001 gene encoding protein TPX2 isoform X1: MDGDDEDMRDVSSTSSSSCGGGEGAGFEEGMGEGVMVMEVRWFEVDLEYEFDAPRWFDLAVEESPVEAAAAQLWFASAPSYPPSPLIAKMLAEDLGLQSLRSTVDIDAAHCSKSSHECSNGAEQTIHRPHIPNEGRIPCHQVSANERKHGVRTIGKGTIPKRSTLMKPTASQLARQNRQIEVKNSTQSKKSVGVRSDRSTMSSNDCTYQAAKRQRLERGHLNKVVSTNQPELIHKNHAKNVMTSSSDHAIAVPKLKITIPREPELATKLRAERSRILRAVPTNSKQLNKQAAQSISMTQASSIRKVVQPSGRNDHQHASVPHRGIGSNVPVCTANRPRHLDNICKTPDECRDDLFKFKARPVDKKILGSKGDIGVFQNAKRSTTVPKEFKLSTGRKGKQAPLSELFNKLTLTTEARRALDHRTADLPNYITTKDCKENMIGNMQS, translated from the exons atggacggcgacgacgaggataTGCGCGACGTCTCGTccacgtcgtcctcctcctgcggcggaggggagggcgcggggttcgaggaggggatgggggaggGGGTGATGGTGATGGAGGTGAGGTGGTTCGAGGTGGACCTGGAGTACGAGTTCGACGCGCCCAGGTGGTTCGACCTCGCCGTGGAGGAGTcgccggtggaggcggcggcggcgcagctgtGGTTCGCCTCCGCGCCCAGCTACCCGCCCTCTC CCTTAATTGCCAAGATGTTGGCTGAAGATCTTGGGTTGCAAAGTTTAAGAAGCACTGTGGATATAGATGCAGCACATTGCTCTAAATCCTCTCATGAATGTTCCAATGGTGCTGAACAAACGATCCATCGGCCACATATACCAAATGAAG GAAGGATACCTTGCCATCAAGTTTCAGCGAACGAGCGAAAACATGGCGTTCGAACTATTGGAAAAGGAACTATCCCAAAGAGGTCTACACTGATGAAGCCTACAGCCAGTCAATTAGCCAGGCAAAACAGACAAATTGAAGTGAAGAACTCCACACA GAGTAAAAAGTCGGTTGGGGTGAGAAGTGATAGAAGTACCATGAGCTCCAATGACTGCACCTACCAAGCTGCTAAAAGGCAGAGACTAGAAAGAGGGCATCTCAACAAG GTTGTTTCAACTAATCAACCTGAGTTGATCCATAAGAATCATGCAAAG AATGTTATGACTAGTAGCTCTGATCATGCCATTGCTGTACCAAAATTGAAGATTACAATTCCCAGAGAACCTGAATTGGCAACAAAGCTAAGAGCAGAGAGGTCAAGGATACTCAGAGCAGT GCCAACTAATTCAAAGCAGCTAAACAAACAGGCGGCACAATCCATTTCTATGACACAAGCGTCATCGATTAGAAAG GTTGTGCAACCTTCTGGGCGCAATGATCATCAGCATGCAAGTGTTCCACATCGCGGTATTGGGTCAAATGTGCCAGTGTGTACTGCTAATCGTCCAAGGCATCTTGACAA CATTTGCAAAACGCCGGATGAGTGCAGAGATGACCTGTTTAAATTTAAAGCTCGACCAGTGGATAAAAAG ATACTAGGAAGCAAAGGAGATATTGGTGTATTTCAAAATGCCAAAAGGAGCACAACAGTTCCTAAg GAATTTAAGTTGTCAACTGGTAGGAAGGGTAAGCAGGCTCCATTATCTGAACTCTTCAACAAG CTCACTTTAACTACTGAAGCACGCCGTGCTTTAGATCACCGGACTGCTGATCTTCCAAATTATATTACCACCAAG GACTGCAAAGAGAACATGATTGGTAACATGCAAAGCTAG
- the LOC4340001 gene encoding protein TPX2 isoform X2: MDGDDEDMRDVSSTSSSSCGGGEGAGFEEGMGEGVMVMEVRWFEVDLEYEFDAPRWFDLAVEESPVEAAAAQLWFASAPSYPPSPLIAKMLAEDLGLQSLRSTVDIDAAHCSKSSHECSNGAEQTIHRPHIPNEGRIPCHQVSANERKHGVRTIGKGTIPKRSTLMKPTASQLARQNRQIEVKNSTQSKKSVGVRSDRSTMSSNDCTYQAAKRQRLERGHLNKVVSTNQPELIHKNHAKNVMTSSSDHAIAVPKLKITIPREPELATKLRAERSRILRAVPTNSKQLNKQAAQSISMTQASSIRKVVQPSGRNDHQHASVPHRGIGSNVPVCTANRPRHLDNICKTPDECRDDLFKFKARPVDKKVGSKGDIGVFQNAKRSTTVPKEFKLSTGRKGKQAPLSELFNKLTLTTEARRALDHRTADLPNYITTKDCKENMIGNMQS, from the exons atggacggcgacgacgaggataTGCGCGACGTCTCGTccacgtcgtcctcctcctgcggcggaggggagggcgcggggttcgaggaggggatgggggaggGGGTGATGGTGATGGAGGTGAGGTGGTTCGAGGTGGACCTGGAGTACGAGTTCGACGCGCCCAGGTGGTTCGACCTCGCCGTGGAGGAGTcgccggtggaggcggcggcggcgcagctgtGGTTCGCCTCCGCGCCCAGCTACCCGCCCTCTC CCTTAATTGCCAAGATGTTGGCTGAAGATCTTGGGTTGCAAAGTTTAAGAAGCACTGTGGATATAGATGCAGCACATTGCTCTAAATCCTCTCATGAATGTTCCAATGGTGCTGAACAAACGATCCATCGGCCACATATACCAAATGAAG GAAGGATACCTTGCCATCAAGTTTCAGCGAACGAGCGAAAACATGGCGTTCGAACTATTGGAAAAGGAACTATCCCAAAGAGGTCTACACTGATGAAGCCTACAGCCAGTCAATTAGCCAGGCAAAACAGACAAATTGAAGTGAAGAACTCCACACA GAGTAAAAAGTCGGTTGGGGTGAGAAGTGATAGAAGTACCATGAGCTCCAATGACTGCACCTACCAAGCTGCTAAAAGGCAGAGACTAGAAAGAGGGCATCTCAACAAG GTTGTTTCAACTAATCAACCTGAGTTGATCCATAAGAATCATGCAAAG AATGTTATGACTAGTAGCTCTGATCATGCCATTGCTGTACCAAAATTGAAGATTACAATTCCCAGAGAACCTGAATTGGCAACAAAGCTAAGAGCAGAGAGGTCAAGGATACTCAGAGCAGT GCCAACTAATTCAAAGCAGCTAAACAAACAGGCGGCACAATCCATTTCTATGACACAAGCGTCATCGATTAGAAAG GTTGTGCAACCTTCTGGGCGCAATGATCATCAGCATGCAAGTGTTCCACATCGCGGTATTGGGTCAAATGTGCCAGTGTGTACTGCTAATCGTCCAAGGCATCTTGACAA CATTTGCAAAACGCCGGATGAGTGCAGAGATGACCTGTTTAAATTTAAAGCTCGACCAGTGGATAAAAAGGTTG GAAGCAAAGGAGATATTGGTGTATTTCAAAATGCCAAAAGGAGCACAACAGTTCCTAAg GAATTTAAGTTGTCAACTGGTAGGAAGGGTAAGCAGGCTCCATTATCTGAACTCTTCAACAAG CTCACTTTAACTACTGAAGCACGCCGTGCTTTAGATCACCGGACTGCTGATCTTCCAAATTATATTACCACCAAG GACTGCAAAGAGAACATGATTGGTAACATGCAAAGCTAG
- the LOC4340002 gene encoding 1-aminocyclopropane-1-carboxylate synthase 6-like, which translates to MRRSGNGGAAKKKKKRSASAASERRPRADGGMRIVVPLQGVVQGRGGLVLGSLIPCALFYFFQLYIKRNRASPPPPPGSPTAASAAAVSPIHRSLSRGLLAPRAALPAISARGASVRDDDSLYYAGLRRCAADPYHPVTNPSGIIQLGLAENYLSLDLVGRWMEEHAAEAASMAGGEDEDERELSIRGLAAYQPYDGILALKMALAGFMRQIMQGSVSFEPSQVVITSGATPAMEILSFCLADPGNAFLVPSPYYPGWDRDIKWRTGIELIPVPCRSTDNFNISITALEIAYNQAKKRGIKVRGVLISNPNNPTGSFVPKQTLHDLLEFAAEKNIHLISDEVFAGSTYGSGKFVSVAEVVDDLEDFDKGRVHIIYGLSKDLSLAGFRVGVIYSYNESIVTAAAKIARFSSVSTPTQRLLVAMLSDQKFISDYLKVNRERLRKMYHLFVDALDQVGIECYKSSGGFYCWADMSKFIRSYSEKGERKLWDRLLEEAKVNVTPGSSCHCIEPGWFRCCFTTLSEHDIPVLVQRLRTITDSHKPNH; encoded by the exons ATGAGGCggagcggcaacggcggcgcggcgaagaagaagaagaagaggagcgcGAGCGCGGCGTCCGAGAGGAGGCCGCGGGCGGACGGCGGGATGCGCATCGTGGTGCCGCTGCAGGGGGTGGTGCAGGGACGCGGGGGGCTCGTGCTCGGCTCCctcatcccctgcgccctcttCTACTTCTTCCAGCTCTACATCAAGCGCaaccgcgcctcgccgccgccgccgcccggatcccccacggccgcctccgccgcggcggtgtCGCCGATCCACCGCTCGCTCTCGCGCGGCCTcctcgccccgcgcgccgcgctcCCGGCCATCTCCGCGCGCGGCGCCTCCGTCCGCGACGACGACTCGCTCTACtacgccggcctccgccgctgcgccgccgacCCCTACCACCCGGTCACCAACCCCTCCGGCATCATCCAGCTCGGCCTCGCCGAGAACTAC CTGTCGCTGGATTTGgttgggagatggatggaggagcacgcggcggaggcggcgtccaTGGCGGGCGGAGAAGACGAGGACGAGAGGGAGCTCTCCATCAGAGGCCTCGCCGCCTACCAGCCGTACGACGGGATACTTGCCTTGAAGATG GCTCTTGCTGGATTTATGAGGCAAATCATGCAAGGATCAGTGTCCTTTGAACCATCTCAGGTGGTTATAACATCTGGTGCAACTCCTGCAATGGAAATACTGAGTTTCTGCCTTGCTGATCCAGGAAATGCATTTCTTGTTCCATCACCATACTACCCTGG GTGGGACAGGGACATAAAATGGCGCACTGGAATTGAGTTGATACCTGTTCCTTGCCGTAGCACTGACAACTTCAACATTAGTATCACTGCTCTAGAAATAGCCTACAATCAGGCAAAGAAGCGAGGAATAAAGGTTCGTGGGGTTCTCATATCCAACCCAAATAACCCTACAGGAAGCTTTGTGCCCAAGCAAACACTGCATGATCTTCTAGAGTTTGCTGCAGAGAAGAACATCCACTTGATATCTGATGAAGTGTTTGCTGGCTCAACATATGGATCTGGAAAATTTGTAAGTGTGGCAGAGGTTGTTGATGATCTAGAAGACTTTGACAAAGGCAGGGTGCACATAATATATGGACTCTCGAAAGACCTATCTCTTGCCGGGTTTCGGGTTGGGGTAATATATTCCTATAATGAAAGCATCGTGACAGCAGCTGCTAAGATTGCTAGGTTCTCGTCTGTGTCAACTCCAACACAACGCTTGCTTGTTGCCATGCTCTCGGACCAAAAGTTCATTTCAGATTACCTAAAAGTTAATAGAGAGAGATTGCGCAAGATGTACCATTTGTTTGTTGATGCTTTGGATCAAGTGGGGATTGAGTGCTACAAGAGCAGTGGAGGGTTCTACTGCTGGGCAGACATGAGCAAGTTCATCAGGTCTTACAGCGAGAAAGGGGAGCGCAAGCTTTGGGATAGGTTATTGGAGGAGGCAAAGGTCAATGTCACTCCAGGTTCATCTTGCCATTGCATCGAGCCTGGATGGTTCAGGTGTTGCTTCACGACATTGAGCGAACATGATATCCCTGTCTTAGTGCAAAGGCTCAGGACGATTACAGATAGCCATAAACCGAATCATTGA
- the LOC4340003 gene encoding peptidyl-prolyl cis-trans isomerase CYP18-1: protein MSVTLHTNLGDIKCEVFCDQAPRTAENFLALCASGYYDGTIFHRNIKGFMIQGGDPTGTGKGGTSIWGKKFADEFRESLKHNARGVMSMANSGPNTNGSQFFITYAKQPHLNGHYTVFAKVIHGFEVLDLMEKAQTGPGDRPLAEIRLNRVTIHANPLAN, encoded by the exons atg TCGGTGACGCTGCACACGAATCTCGGGGACATCAAGTGCGAGGTGTTCTGCGACCAGGCGCCGCGGACGGCGGAGAACTTCCTGGCGCTGTGCGCGAGCGGCTACTACGACGGCACCATCTTCCACCGCAACATCAAGGGGTTCATGATCCAGGGCGGCGACCCGACGGGCACGGGGAAGGGGGGCACCTCGATCTGGGGGAAGAAGTTCGCCGACGAGTTCAGGGAGTCGCTCAAGCACAACGCCCGCGGGGTGATGTCGATGGCGAACAGCGGGCCCAACACCAACGGGAGCCAGTTCTTCATCACCTACGCCAAGCAGCCTCACCTCAACGGCCACTACACCGTGTTCGCCAAGGTCATCCATGGATTCGAGGTGCTCGACCTCATGGAGAAGGCGCAGACGGGGCCCGGCGACCGCCCCCTCGCCGAGATCAGGCTCAACCGCGTCACCATCCACGCCAACCCTCTCGCCAACTAA
- the LOC4340004 gene encoding GAGA binding protein: MDNLGHRENGRQRPDQYKGLHTQWMMPQTQRHLKDHQSMNLLALMNDRDNAIRERDHALAEKKAAIAERDMAFTQRDAAMAERNAAVVERDNALAALELARTNGLNMNNGNGFPQGSLSGSKNIHHHDQLSHAQSSPLQLADSPYDHAREMHISEAYPISTAPGSAGKAKRPKKNSSQASPLKRPSGVLRKTKKPSGDWKNVGMSGCGDDSAHASVMKNEWKDQNLGLNQVAFDDSTMPAPACSCTGKLRQCYKWGNGGWQSSCCTMNISMYPLPVMPNKRHARMGGRKMSGGAFTKLLSRLAAEGHDLSTPVDLKDHWAKHGTNRYITIR, translated from the exons ACTTCATACCCAG TGGATGATGCCCCAGACCCAAAGGCATCTGAAGGACCATCAAAGTATGAATCTCTTGGCACTGATGAATGATAGAGATAATGCCATCCGAGAAAGGGACCATGCTCTGGCTGAGAAGAAGGCAGCCATAGCTGAGCGCGATATGGCGTTTACTCAACGGGATGCTGCAATGGCTGAGCGTAATGCTGCAGTCGTGGAAAGGGACAATGCCCTTGCTGCTCTTGAGTTAGCACGTACAAACGGATTGAACATGAATAACGGGAATGGATTCCCCCAAGGATCTCTCAGCGGATCAAAGAACATCCACCACCACGACCAGCTTTCTCATGCTCAGTCATCACCGCTGCAACTGGCAGATTCTCCATATGATCATGCTAGAGAAATGCACATATCAGAAGCATACCCTATCTCAACAGCTCCAGGGAGTGCTGGAAAAGCAAAGAGGCCAAAGAAGAATAGTTCCCAAGCCTCTCCATTGAAGAGGCCATCAGGTGTGCTCCGGAAAACCAAGAAACCTTCTGGTGACTGGAAGAATGTCGGGATGTCTGGTTGTGGAGATGATTCTGCTCATGCTTCTGTGATGAAGAACGAGTGGAAGGACCAAAACCTTGGTCTGAATCAAGTTGCGTTTGATGATTCCACGATGCCCGCGCCTGCCTGTTCATGCACGGGGAAGCTTCGCCAATGCTACAAGTGGGGAAACGGGGGATGGCAATCATCATGTTGCACCATGAACATTTCCATGTACCCACTCCCAGTGATGCCGAACAAGCGGCATGCTCGCATGGGGGGACGGAAGATGAGCGGCGGTGCCTTCACAAAGCTGCTGAGCCGACTAGCGGCCGAAGGTCATGATCTCTCGACGCCGGTCGACCTCAAGGACCACTGGGCTAAGCATGGTACAAACCGGTACATCACCATCCGGTAG